The following are encoded in a window of Vigna unguiculata cultivar IT97K-499-35 chromosome 8, ASM411807v1, whole genome shotgun sequence genomic DNA:
- the LOC114193864 gene encoding nudix hydrolase 18, mitochondrial-like: MVALVSQDNNVVALVSRTGRELQRYRKGRRQVVGCIPYRYKIVDQTSLEGPEDLEVLVITSQKGKGMLFPKGGWELDESKKEAALRETIEEAGVRGTVEGKLGKWSFKSKTHDTFYEGYMFPLLVQEQLEFWPEQNFRQRIWMSVSDAREVCQHWWMKEALERLVNRLMARKLGRVRQIVGSIHCIGDANSDL, encoded by the exons ATGGTGGCTTTGGTTTCCCAAGACAACAACGTTGTTGCATTGGTTTCTCGTACAGGTAGAGAGTTACAACGCTACAGAAAAGGTCGTCGCCAAGTCGTGGG ATGCATACCCTACAGATATAAAATTGTGGATCAAACTTCGTTGGAGGGACCAGAAGATTTAGAAGTTTTGGTCATCACTTCTCAGAAAGGCAAAGGCATGCTATTTCCTAAG GGAGGTTGGGAATTGGACGAATCGAAAAAGGAGGCAGCTTTGAGAGAAACCATAGAGGAAGCAGGGGTTCGAGGCACTGTTGAG GGCAAATTGGGTAAGTGGAGTTTCAAGAGCAAGACTCATGATACATTTTATGAGGGCTACATGTTCCCTCTACTTGTCCAGGAGCAATTGGAGTTCTGGCCTGAGCAGAATTTTCGTCAAAGAATATGG ATGAGCGTTTCTGATGCAAGGGAAGTTTGTCAACACTGGTGGATGAAAGAAGCTCTAGAGAGACTAGTAAACCGTCTCATGGCTCGGAAACTTGGTCGTGTGAGACAAATAGTAGGTTCTATACACTGCATAGGAGATGCCAATTCTGACTTGTAA
- the LOC114193368 gene encoding plasmodesmata-located protein 7-like isoform X1, producing the protein MHIYTHTCPKHSEPYYRVNIRQHLREMKMTKRGISNRVITVAVFFCVTLLFPKLSECSSPSAFLYSGCTQQLYTPNSPYQSNLDSLLTSLVNSATYSSYNNFTVVGSTQQDAVTGLYQCRGDLAMPDCAACVARAVTRTGDICRGTCGGAVQLDGCFVKYDNATFLGAQDKTVVLKKCGPSVGYNPDAMGSRDAVLAGLSATGGNFRVGGSGGVRGMAQCTGDLSYGECQDCVAEAISRLKGDCGTADYGDMFLGKCYARYSTGGAHGESKAHGESGHGGVKTFAIIIGSLAGLAILIIFLAFMTKICGKQGK; encoded by the exons AtgcatatatatacacatacgTGCCCTAAACATTCAGAGCCATATTATAGAGTTAACATACGTCAACATCTCCGAGAAATGAAAATGACCAAAAGGGGCATCTCAAACAGAGTAATCACAGTGGCTGTGTTTTTCTGCGTCACCCTGTTGTTCCCCAAGCTTTCGGAGTGTTCCAGCCCAAGCGCGTTTCTCTACAGCGGGTGCACGCAGCAACTGTACACCCCAAACTCGCCGTACCAGTCGAACCTGGACTCGCTACTCACCTCGCTGGTGAACTCGGCCACGTACTCGTCTTATAACAACTTCACGGTGGTGGGGTCCACGCAGCAGGACGCGGTGACCGGCCTCTACCAGTGCCGCGGCGACCTCGCCATGCCGGACTGCGCCGCCTGCGTGGCGCGCGCCGTCACGCGCACCGGCGATATCTGCCGTGGCACGTGCGGCGGCGCGGTGCAGCTCGACGGCTGCTTCGTGAAGTACGACAACGCCACGTTCCTCGGCGCACAGGACAAGACGGTTGTGCTGAAGAAGTGCGGGCCCTCGGTGGGGTACAACCCCGACGCCATGGGGAGCCGCGACGCCGTGCTTGCCGGGCTCTCCGCCACGGGAGGGAACTTCAGGGTTGGCGGCTCAGGCGGGGTCCGCGGCATGGCACAGTGCACCGGCGACCTGAGCTACGGCGAGTGCCAGGACTGCGTGGCGGAGGCCATCTCGCGGCTGAAGGGCGACTGCGGCACGGCGGATTACGGGGACATGTTCTTGGGGAAGTGTTATGCGCGGTACTCCACCGGCGGGGCCCACGGTGAGTCCAAGGCCCACG GTGAATCAGGTCATGGAGGTGTAAAGACATTTGCTATAATTATTGGATCATTAGCAGGATTGGCTATACTTATTATTTTCCTTGCTTTCATGACCAAAATCTGTGGAAAACAGg gtaaataa
- the LOC114193368 gene encoding plasmodesmata-located protein 7-like isoform X2 — protein MHIYTHTCPKHSEPYYRVNIRQHLREMKMTKRGISNRVITVAVFFCVTLLFPKLSECSSPSAFLYSGCTQQLYTPNSPYQSNLDSLLTSLVNSATYSSYNNFTVVGSTQQDAVTGLYQCRGDLAMPDCAACVARAVTRTGDICRGTCGGAVQLDGCFVKYDNATFLGAQDKTVVLKKCGPSVGYNPDAMGSRDAVLAGLSATGGNFRVGGSGGVRGMAQCTGDLSYGECQDCVAEAISRLKGDCGTADYGDMFLGKCYARYSTGGAHGESGHGGVKTFAIIIGSLAGLAILIIFLAFMTKICGKQGK, from the exons AtgcatatatatacacatacgTGCCCTAAACATTCAGAGCCATATTATAGAGTTAACATACGTCAACATCTCCGAGAAATGAAAATGACCAAAAGGGGCATCTCAAACAGAGTAATCACAGTGGCTGTGTTTTTCTGCGTCACCCTGTTGTTCCCCAAGCTTTCGGAGTGTTCCAGCCCAAGCGCGTTTCTCTACAGCGGGTGCACGCAGCAACTGTACACCCCAAACTCGCCGTACCAGTCGAACCTGGACTCGCTACTCACCTCGCTGGTGAACTCGGCCACGTACTCGTCTTATAACAACTTCACGGTGGTGGGGTCCACGCAGCAGGACGCGGTGACCGGCCTCTACCAGTGCCGCGGCGACCTCGCCATGCCGGACTGCGCCGCCTGCGTGGCGCGCGCCGTCACGCGCACCGGCGATATCTGCCGTGGCACGTGCGGCGGCGCGGTGCAGCTCGACGGCTGCTTCGTGAAGTACGACAACGCCACGTTCCTCGGCGCACAGGACAAGACGGTTGTGCTGAAGAAGTGCGGGCCCTCGGTGGGGTACAACCCCGACGCCATGGGGAGCCGCGACGCCGTGCTTGCCGGGCTCTCCGCCACGGGAGGGAACTTCAGGGTTGGCGGCTCAGGCGGGGTCCGCGGCATGGCACAGTGCACCGGCGACCTGAGCTACGGCGAGTGCCAGGACTGCGTGGCGGAGGCCATCTCGCGGCTGAAGGGCGACTGCGGCACGGCGGATTACGGGGACATGTTCTTGGGGAAGTGTTATGCGCGGTACTCCACCGGCGGGGCCCACG GTGAATCAGGTCATGGAGGTGTAAAGACATTTGCTATAATTATTGGATCATTAGCAGGATTGGCTATACTTATTATTTTCCTTGCTTTCATGACCAAAATCTGTGGAAAACAGg gtaaataa
- the LOC114193368 gene encoding plasmodesmata-located protein 7-like isoform X3, translating into MHIYTHTCPKHSEPYYRVNIRQHLREMKMTKRGISNRVITVAVFFCVTLLFPKLSECSSPSAFLYSGCTQQLYTPNSPYQSNLDSLLTSLVNSATYSSYNNFTVVGSTQQDAVTGLYQCRGDLAMPDCAACVARAVTRTGDICRGTCGGAVQLDGCFVKYDNATFLGAQDKTVVLKKCGPSVGYNPDAMGSRDAVLAGLSATGGNFRVGGSGGVRGMAQCTGDLSYGECQDCVAEAISRLKGDCGTADYGDMFLGKCYARYSTGGAHGESKAHEHKDQDSFKQRVKIEVDSRYLGIGTKR; encoded by the exons AtgcatatatatacacatacgTGCCCTAAACATTCAGAGCCATATTATAGAGTTAACATACGTCAACATCTCCGAGAAATGAAAATGACCAAAAGGGGCATCTCAAACAGAGTAATCACAGTGGCTGTGTTTTTCTGCGTCACCCTGTTGTTCCCCAAGCTTTCGGAGTGTTCCAGCCCAAGCGCGTTTCTCTACAGCGGGTGCACGCAGCAACTGTACACCCCAAACTCGCCGTACCAGTCGAACCTGGACTCGCTACTCACCTCGCTGGTGAACTCGGCCACGTACTCGTCTTATAACAACTTCACGGTGGTGGGGTCCACGCAGCAGGACGCGGTGACCGGCCTCTACCAGTGCCGCGGCGACCTCGCCATGCCGGACTGCGCCGCCTGCGTGGCGCGCGCCGTCACGCGCACCGGCGATATCTGCCGTGGCACGTGCGGCGGCGCGGTGCAGCTCGACGGCTGCTTCGTGAAGTACGACAACGCCACGTTCCTCGGCGCACAGGACAAGACGGTTGTGCTGAAGAAGTGCGGGCCCTCGGTGGGGTACAACCCCGACGCCATGGGGAGCCGCGACGCCGTGCTTGCCGGGCTCTCCGCCACGGGAGGGAACTTCAGGGTTGGCGGCTCAGGCGGGGTCCGCGGCATGGCACAGTGCACCGGCGACCTGAGCTACGGCGAGTGCCAGGACTGCGTGGCGGAGGCCATCTCGCGGCTGAAGGGCGACTGCGGCACGGCGGATTACGGGGACATGTTCTTGGGGAAGTGTTATGCGCGGTACTCCACCGGCGGGGCCCACGGTGAGTCCAAGGCCCACG AGCATAAAGACCAAGACAGCTTCAAACAACGTGTAAAGATTGAAGTGGATTCTAGGTATCTAGGTATAGGAACTAAAag GTGA
- the LOC114193368 gene encoding plasmodesmata-located protein 7-like isoform X4 has protein sequence MHIYTHTCPKHSEPYYRVNIRQHLREMKMTKRGISNRVITVAVFFCVTLLFPKLSECSSPSAFLYSGCTQQLYTPNSPYQSNLDSLLTSLVNSATYSSYNNFTVVGSTQQDAVTGLYQCRGDLAMPDCAACVARAVTRTGDICRGTCGGAVQLDGCFVKYDNATFLGAQDKTVVLKKCGPSVGYNPDAMGSRDAVLAGLSATGGNFRVGGSGGVRGMAQCTGDLSYGECQDCVAEAISRLKGDCGTADYGDMFLGKCYARYSTGGAHEHKDQDSFKQRVKIEVDSRYLGIGTKR, from the exons AtgcatatatatacacatacgTGCCCTAAACATTCAGAGCCATATTATAGAGTTAACATACGTCAACATCTCCGAGAAATGAAAATGACCAAAAGGGGCATCTCAAACAGAGTAATCACAGTGGCTGTGTTTTTCTGCGTCACCCTGTTGTTCCCCAAGCTTTCGGAGTGTTCCAGCCCAAGCGCGTTTCTCTACAGCGGGTGCACGCAGCAACTGTACACCCCAAACTCGCCGTACCAGTCGAACCTGGACTCGCTACTCACCTCGCTGGTGAACTCGGCCACGTACTCGTCTTATAACAACTTCACGGTGGTGGGGTCCACGCAGCAGGACGCGGTGACCGGCCTCTACCAGTGCCGCGGCGACCTCGCCATGCCGGACTGCGCCGCCTGCGTGGCGCGCGCCGTCACGCGCACCGGCGATATCTGCCGTGGCACGTGCGGCGGCGCGGTGCAGCTCGACGGCTGCTTCGTGAAGTACGACAACGCCACGTTCCTCGGCGCACAGGACAAGACGGTTGTGCTGAAGAAGTGCGGGCCCTCGGTGGGGTACAACCCCGACGCCATGGGGAGCCGCGACGCCGTGCTTGCCGGGCTCTCCGCCACGGGAGGGAACTTCAGGGTTGGCGGCTCAGGCGGGGTCCGCGGCATGGCACAGTGCACCGGCGACCTGAGCTACGGCGAGTGCCAGGACTGCGTGGCGGAGGCCATCTCGCGGCTGAAGGGCGACTGCGGCACGGCGGATTACGGGGACATGTTCTTGGGGAAGTGTTATGCGCGGTACTCCACCGGCGGGGCCCACG AGCATAAAGACCAAGACAGCTTCAAACAACGTGTAAAGATTGAAGTGGATTCTAGGTATCTAGGTATAGGAACTAAAag GTGA